In Prunus dulcis chromosome 2, ALMONDv2, whole genome shotgun sequence, a single genomic region encodes these proteins:
- the LOC117620279 gene encoding uncharacterized protein LOC117620279 isoform X2: MEGRFADELYSESLQLSKLQLDPTSNANSEQNLDRVELCHGDGFSDELDDTSEVTGEWMKIEEKTRYNQHHTVGYREGVIAGKEASSQEGFNIGFKQSVLVGYNWGLVRGVTSALANLPDGLREKLIGTEDQITGLQGLYESVHSLSTTDARRLFNDEILDKKAREQSENADTSSLEAGLPEQIPDRSGLRNHFAELRSLLLESPAIKVHLDR, encoded by the exons ATGGAGGGCCGTTTTGCTGATGAGCTCTACTCAGAAAGTTTACAGCTATCAAAACTACAATTGGATCCTACATCCAATGCGAACAGTGAACAAA ACCTTGATAGGGTTGAGTTGTGTCATGGAGATGGTTTTTCTGATGAATTAGATGACACATCTGAGGTGACAGGGGAATGGATGAAGATAGAGGAGAAAACAAGATATAACCAACACCATACG GTGGGTTACCGTGAAGGTGTTATAGCAGGAAAAGAAGCTTCTTCGCAAGAGGGATTCAATATTGGCTTTAAGCAATCGGTCCTTGTTGGGTACAACTGGGGTCTTGTCAGAGGTGTTACAAG TGCTTTGGCTAACCTTCCAGATGGTTTAAGGGAGAAGTTGATTGGAACAGAAGACCAAATAACTGGATTGCAGGGATTGTATGAATCTGTGCATTCTCTTTCAACAACAGACGCCCGTAGATTATTTAATGATGAAATCTTGGACAAAAAAGCTAGAGAACAGAGTGAGAATGCTGACACCAGTTCCCTTGAAGCTGGTTTGCCAGAGCAAATACCAGACCGTAGTGGTCTAAGAAATCACTTTGCAGAACTACGTTCACTTCTACTTGAATCTCCTGCAATTAAAGTACATCTAGATAGGTAG
- the LOC117617423 gene encoding probable disease resistance protein At4g27220: MEEICISTASKMVEEPMVLIGRQLGFLIYYDSNIESLKDALKKLDDKKNDVQRSVDAAKRNGATIKDQVQSWLKDVNKIFSEVQELENEVNTQRRCLYGLCPSLKSRYYLSRKAKKIAQRVLDLKLDEGLSNNVANPAPLQQLGSTISSEGFKGFESRKDVMNDVLSALRNEKTRIIGICGMGGVGKTTMVREIKEIIKRLQGTNKLFDDVVMSTVSATVNIGKIQTEIAESLDMKLVEESESIRARRLHERIKQESESKRILIILDDVWSELKLQDVGIPFGDHEGCKILLTSRNEEVCKVMGCKDDIFGVQALNKEEAWELFRATVGESLDNNPDLSHVAKLIVDECKGLPIAIITVGKALLPSNGKHEWNTALQELKNSLPENIPGMEPEVYSCIKLSYDKLDSDEVKSCFLLCCLFPEDYDVPIEYLVRYGLGRATFRNTNTAEDVRNKVHSFVGQLKRRYLLLDSEKEECIKMHDIVRDVAISIASKDPHRFMVRSFDAEGGGGGRPGVQKVTNQEHCSAISLIDVKLDENITDGLECPKLELLQLKNSSSSSEYSNHFKRMKELKVLAFLEVNMSSYLASEKSLLLGEPKYLHTLCLEDCKLGDISHVIGGLENLEILSFARSEINKLPREIGHLHRLRMLDTTDCEGLEEIPHGVLSKLRRLEELYMAESFLNWGLATGSKDETSMASLDEVMSLSDHLNVLAIKIHDVQMLRNDEFLLKSQPIRFHVSINISWSYKKESFKNRMPGYLFENSLMLRGDVKEYLEIGAVRYFLKQCEDLSLHHTYNLKYVIEELDDEGGFQHLKVLSIMCDDNIEYLMNGINWTPRGQPAFPILKSATFEYVHKLKFVCRGKLLDKRSFMNLRSIAINSCRELKYVFSLSVAQNLVQLQSLKVKYCAKVEDIISKERMEDDNASHKISFPRLTVLKLCGLLKLCGFYTGNQQDSGYEILKPNEESVNKMKETRNDNQVAGSTSSKSKVAQVGASCKALFPSNCISWLPNLEKLELIDLRSMQGSEENNESKVNVVVDLEGHDSAFSQLQTFEVWFLYGVEHLWKNVQPGFQGFQNVRSLHIQECRSLKYLCPYEIYKLLVNLEEVEIAECDNMETIVQAATSTEDNIHEKGKDTGGSGSMTLFPKLINNITLYDLPNLERFCPDAHSFAWSSSTRVLRVAFCPKLKTLGFALVSKNLPAAVVENLSDDHVRGREELGSDCASSTGSGSGFGFGCAPLVCLQSRPSTRNFTQILPRPVNREVTPTNLQTSSATHNLEYLFVHKCDLLEVIFLVQETPSTQAFDKLRELRLLHLPMLSHIWEKGLQVSSGFGNLRLLEVIVCHNLRYLFSPHIAKLLTRLETVEVSSCSAMEKIVGEAEGGGESIEDELTFPHVNSIVLRRLPELESFCSEAYTLKWPALEKVKVDECPKLKAFAPESICISSRHVSMKRQRGEKRRIS; encoded by the exons atggaagaaattTGTATTTCAACTGCATCTAAAATGGTTGAAGAACCAATGGTACTAATTGGGAGACAACTCGGGTTTCTAATTTACTATGATTCCAACATAGAAAGTCTAAAAGATGCGCTTAAAAAGCTTGATGACAAGAAAAATGATGTGCAAAGATCTGTGGATGCTGCAAAAAGGAATGGTGCAACCATCAAAGATCAAGTTCAGAGCTGGCTGAAGGAtgtaaacaaaatatttagtGAAGTTCAAGAGCTTGAAAACGAAGTCAACACGCAAAGGCGATGTTTGTATGGATTGTGCCCAAGTTTGAAATCACGGTATTATCTGAGTAGGAAAGCGAAGAAGATTGCTCAGCGTGTCCTTGATCTCAAACTAGACGAAGGATTGAGTAATAATGTTGCCAATCCTGCACCGCTGCAACAGCTAGGATCAACAATCTCTAGTGAAGGTTTTAAGGGTTTTGAATCCAGAAAAGATGTCATGAATGATGTGCTTAGTGCTTTGAGGAATGAAAAGACAAGAATAATTGGGATTTGCGGGATGGGAGGTGTGGGTAAAACCACAATGGTGagagaaatcaaagaaatcaTCAAGAGATTACAAGGAACAAATAAGCTGTTTGATGATGTTGTGATGTCAACTGTATCCGCAACTGTAAACATTGGGAAAATTCAAACTGAAATTGCAGAGTCACTAGATATGAAATTGGTCGAGGAAAGTGAATCTATAAGAGCACGAAGGCTACATGAGAGAATCAAGCAGGAAAGTGAATCTAAAAGAATCCTGATTATATTGGATGATGTATGGTCAGAGCTTAAATTACAGGATGTAGGAATCCCTTTTGGTGATCATGAAGGGTGCAAAATTTTGTTGACATCTCGAAATGAAGAAGTTTGTAAAGTAATGGGTTGTAAAGATGACATTTTTGGAGTCCAAGCCTTAAATAAAGAAGAAGCATGGGAGCTTTTCAGGGCGACTGTAGGTGAATCCTTGGACAATAATCCTGATTTGTCTCATGTTGCAAAATTGATTGTTGATGAATGCAAAGGTTTACCCATTGCTATCATAACTGTTGGGAAAGCGCTTCTACCGAGTAATGGCAAGCATGAATGGAATACTGCCTTGCAAGAACTGAAAAATTCCCTCCCTGAAAACATCCCTGGAATGGAACCTGAGGTTTATTCTTGCATAAAATTGAGTTATGATAAATTGGATAGTGATGAAGTCAAGTCATGCTTTTTACTTTGTTGCTTATTTCCAGAAGATTATGATGTTCCGATTGAGTATTTGGTGAGGTATGGGTTGGGTCGAGCAACTTTCAGAAACACCAACACAGCCGAAGATGTAAGAAACAAAGTGCATTCTTTCGTTGGACAACTAAAAAGAAGGTATTTGTTGCTGGATAGTGAAAAGGAAGAATGTATCAAAATGCATGACATAGTTCGTGATGTTGCTATATCAATTGCCTCAAAAGATCCTCACAGATTTATGGTAAGATCATTTGATGCtgaaggtggaggtggaggacgACCAGGGGTACAAAAAGTTACAAACCAAGAACATTGCAGTgcaatttcattaattgatgttaaattggatgaaaatatTACTGATGGTTTGGAGTGCCCCAAACTTGAGCTTCTGCAACTGAAAAATTCCTCAAGTAGTTCAGAATATTCCAACCACTTTAAAAGAATGAAAGAACTCAAGGTTTTAGCTTTCTTAGAGGTGAATATGTCAAGCTATTTGGCCTCGGAAAAATCTCTACTGCTTGGAGAACCCAAGTACCTTCATACCTTGTGTCTAGAGGATTGCAAATTGGGAGACATATCCCATGTCATTGGAGGATTGGAGAATTTGGAGATCCTCAGCTTTGCTCGCTCTGAAATCAATAAGTTGCCTAGAGAAATAGGACATCTTCATCGGTTAAGGATGCTGGATACAACAGATTGTGAAGGACTTGAAGAAATTCCTCATGGTGTCTTATCCAAGTTGAGGAGATTAGAAGAGTTGTACATGGCAGAAAGCTTTCTCAATTGGGGGCTAGCAACAGGAAGCAAGGATGAAACGAGTATGGCAAGCCTTGATGAGGTGATGTCTCTATCTGATCATTTAAATGTCTTAGCCATAAAAATCCATGATGTTCAGATGTTGCGGAATGATGAGTTTCTTTTAAAAAGCCAGCCTATAAGATTTCATGTATCTATCAATATTAGTTGGTCTTACAAAAAAGAGAGTTTCAAGAATCGAATGCCTGGTTATCTGTTCGAAAATAGTTTGATGCTTCGTGGTGATGTAAAGGAATATTTGGAGATTGGAGCAGTTAGATACTTCTTGAAGCAATGTGAAGACTTAAGCCTACACCACACATACAATTTAAAGTATGTCATCGAGGAGTTAGATGATGAAGGAGGCTTTCAACACTTGAAAGTTTTATCAATCATGTGTGACGACAACATAGAGTATCTCATGAATGGAATAAATTGGACTCCTCGTGGTCAACCTGCCTTCCCCATCTTAAAGTCAGCTACCTTCGAGTATGttcacaaattaaaatttgtgtGTCGTGGCAAACTGCTAGACAAGCGCTCCTTTATGAACCTAAGATCCATAGCAATTAACAGTTGTCGTGAgttaaaatatgtattttcaCTATCCGTAGCACAAAACTTGGTACAACTCCAAAGCTTAAAGGTTAAATATTGTGCTAAAGTGGAAGATATCATATCAAAGGAGAGAATGGAAGATGATAATGCATCTCACAAGATAAGTTTCCCAAGATTAACTGTTTTAAAGCTTTGTGGTCTACTAAAGCTCTGTGGTTTCTACACAGGAAACCAACAGGACTCCGGCTATGAG ATTCTAAAGCCCAACGAAGAAAGTGTGAACAAGATGAAAGAGACTAGAAATGACAATCAAGTTGCTGGGTCGACCTCATCTAAATCAAAAGTGGCACAAGTGGGAGCAAGTTGTAAGGCACTATTTCCTTCAAATTGCATTTCATGGTTACCAAATCTAGAGAAATTAGAATTGATTGATTTAAGAAGCATGCAAGGGTCAGAAGAAAACAATGAATCAAAAGTCAATGTGGTAGTTGATTTAGAAGGGCACGACTCGGCATTTTCTCAATTGCAAACATTCGAAGTGTGGTTTTTATATGGAGTTGAACATTTGTGGAAGAACGTTCAACCTGGATTCCAAGGTTTTCAAAATGTAAGATCTTTACATATTCAAGAATGTAGGAGTCTAAAATATCTATGCCCTTATGAAATTTACAAGCTCCTTGTGAATCTCGAAGAAGTCGAAATAGCTGAATGTGACAATATGGAAACTATAGTACAGGCAGCTACTTCCACAGAGGACAATATCCATGAAAAAGGGAAAGATACAGGTGGCAGTGGCTCGATGACTTTGTTTcccaaactaattaataacaTCACACTATACGACTTGCCAAACCTCGAGAGATTTTGCCCTGATGCCCATTCTTTTGCATGGTCCTCCTCCACGAGAGTTCTGCGTGTGGCATTTTGCCCCAAATTAAAGACATTGGGTTTTGCACTAGTAAGCAAAAATCTACCTGCAGCAGTTGTAGAGAATTTGAGTGATGATCATGTAAGAGGTAGAGAAGAATTAGGATCTGACTGCGCATCATCAACTGGATCTGGAtctggatttggatttggatgtGCGCCACTAGTCTGCTTACAAAGTCGTCCATCTACTCGCAACTTTACTCAAATATTGCCCCGCCCTGTAAATAGAGAG GTAACGCCGACAAATCTTCAAACCTCAAGTGCTACCCACAATCTAGAATATCTCTTTGTACACAAGTGCGATTTATTGGAAGTGATATTTTTGGTTCAGGAAACCCCTTCTACTCAAGCATTTGATAAGCTGAGGGAGTTGAGGTTGTTGCATTTACCAATGCTAAGCCACATATGGGAAAAGGGTTTACAAGTTAGCTCAGGCTTTGGAAACCTCAGATTACTCGAAGTAATTGTCTGTCACAATTTAAGATACTTGTTTTCACCGCACATAGCCAAACTTCTTACCCGCCTTGAGACAGTAGAAGTTTCCAGTTGTAGTGCGATGGAGAAAATTGTTGGAGAGgcagaaggaggaggagaaagtATTGAGGATGAATTGACATTTCCGCACGTGAATTCCATCGTACTTCGGCGTTTACCCGAACTTGAATCTTTCTGCTCTGAAGCTTATACTTTGAAGTGGCCAGCCTTGGAGAAAGTCAAAGTTGATGAGTGTCCAAAATTAAAAGCGTTTGCTCCTGAGTCTATATGCATAAGCAGCCGACATGTGTCTATGAAGCGTCAACGTGGAGAGAAAAGAAG AATTTCATGA
- the LOC117620275 gene encoding calmodulin binding protein PICBP translates to MVQRKVPSKLGIQADHAKFEKWLANLKTSSQFQDAKHRGTDLKKKMKKSRSINLSDIESLRSSPLRKNISQPGKPPPPSLNVPNTAAFPQKQPMNKTTYGSPNYMKPTSCSDARKEQSQVSVRNSPTIFSDSKNEHRRNSSSSKLSSASNHKPERTSTRTSSLKLVRTLIKSPSFKPARGSAKKSSRVALCADMNVQRATCSSTLKDTKFPDYLVINPGGTEAEGTSVMKVCPYTYCSLNGHHHSPVPPLKCFLSAKRRSLKTQKMMKRQALSPRGMKQSNDGVKEIDLQRMLFDDNDKNADPMKHEVGLDFFVEIYATRKEDDAEEIGREAGADLVGEQDDSNGEPNDASGEAAEENNANTQVEENLSDRSPQSDSDSEAESFEGFAEKDQKEDIDEYYKALLDQEETAMGSSSNESDFEELSSIEVHYASSETTDMEWEEGQLSTGVLDDNESGSNAGFSSIVGDTDMHEEPLIKSDAISGNCNDMIEDYHEVLLGLLEETNQSFEGQLNDGGGSERDDTKQNFEIQESEQGYNRLSYDQLSYGDDACEEDSDLSETDCIELSSSSAEEPIEELTETGVEIQEQSGVKAEDHDINSFLGDVESNCTSVETDETSGNQPKNTFQDDETSTLTGDQVSNASRDMRETDKPETIEGCTGSLDKENSETDQNVATSNAVLSQELTAMVAGNQMEETAQADDSKSSEQIQLSDEDVFKIEDHKNCKKTEPFQLNDSAEVDNLSGGKYKKPKISTSIESEDQGDLRLNNRSGLSENSTEESHNMEVENNSEPDATETFMANNSISPGLKRKFSHGESNSKQELPDTCNYRRGSKFKRLSVDEEEQRKYNPREPNYLPVVPDPEAEKVDLRHQMMDEKKNAEEWMLDFALQQAVTKLAPARKKKVALLVEAFEAVMPVPKCETSRRHTSAAFSQARPMQACS, encoded by the coding sequence ATGGTCCAAAGAAAGGTACCAAGCAAGCTTGGAATCCAAGCTGATCATGCTAAATTCGAGAAGTGGTTGGCGAACCTGAAAACATCTTCTCAGTTCCAGGATGCCAAACACAGGGGAActgatttgaagaaaaaaatgaagaaatctaGATCAATCAATCTTTCAGATATTGAGAGCTTGAGATCATCACCTTTGAGAAAGAACATATCCCAGCCAGGAaagccaccaccaccatctcTCAATGTTCCAAACACTGCAGCTTTTCCTCAGAAGCAGCCTATGAACAAAACAACTTATGGCTCACCAAACTATATGAAGCCCACCAGCTGTTCTGATGCAAGGAAGGAGCAATCGCAGGTTAGTGTTCGAAATTCTCCGACTATATTTTCGGATAGTAAGAACGAGCACCGAAGAAATTCGAGCAGTTCAAAGCTTAGCTCTGCTTCTAATCATAAACCAGAAAGAACTTCAACAAGGACGTCTAGTTTGAAGCTGGTGAGAACTTTAATAAAATCCCCCAGTTTTAAGCCAGCAAGAGGTTCGGCCAAAAAATCTTCCAGGGTTGCTCTTTGTGCAGATATGAACGTTCAGAGAGCAACTTGTTCTTCAACACTGAAGGATACAAAGTTTCCTGATTATCTGGTGATTAATCCTGGGGGAACTGAAGCAGAGGGGACTTCAGTCATGAAGGTTTGCCCATATACTTACTGTTCTCTCAATGGTCATCATCATTCACCTGTGCCTCCATTGAAGTGTTTCTTGTCCGCAAAAAGACGTTCGTTGAAGACCcagaagatgatgaagcggCAAGCTCTAAGTCCACGTGGAATGAAGCAATCTAATGATGGAGTAAAAGAAATTGATTTGCAGAGAATGTTGTTTGATGACAATGACAAAAATGCTGATCCTATGAAACATGAAGTGGGGTTGGATTTCTTTGTTGAAATCTATGCTACACGCAAGGAAGATGATGCTGAGGAAATTGGAAGGGAAGCTGGGGCTGATCTTGTAGGAGAACAAGATGATTCCAATGGTGAACCAAATGATGCAAGTGGTGAAGCAGCAGAAGAAAATAATGCGAACACCCAAGTTGAGGAGAATCTGTCGGATAGATCACCGCAGTCTGATAGTGACTCTGAGGCAGAAAGCTTTGAAGGCTTTGCTgaaaaagaccaaaaagaaGATATAGATGAATACTACAAAGCTCTGTTGGATCAAGAAGAAACTGCCATGGGAAGCAGTTCGAATGAGAGCGACTTTGAAGAACTTTCAAGCATCGAAGTGCATTATGCCAGTTCTGAAACTACTGACATGGAGTGGGAGGAAGGGCAATTGTCCACTGGAGTGCTTGATGATAATGAGTCTGGATCAAATGCTGGATTTTCATCAATAGTTGGAGATACTGATATGCATGAAGAACCTCTGATCAAGTCTGATGCAATTTCTGGTAACTGCAATGATATGATAGAGGATTATCATGAAGTACTGCTAGGACTTTTGGAAGAGACAAACCAGTCTTTTGAGGGACAACTCAATGATGGTGGCGGCAGTGAACGGGATGACACTAAACAGAATTTTGAGATTCAAGAATCTGAACAAGGGTATAACAGATTGAGTTATGATCAACTTTCTTACGGCGATGATGCATGCGAAGAAGACAGTGACCTATCAGAGACAGATTGCATAGAGTTATCTTCATCTTCAGCAGAGGAGCCGATTGAGGAGCTAACAGAAACTGGTGTGGAAATTCAAGAGCAGAGTGGAGTTAAAGCAGAGGATCATGACATCAATTCTTTCCTTGGAGATGTTGAAAGCAACTGCACCAGTGTGGAGACTGATGAAACTTCAGGTAACCAACCCAAAAATACATTTCAAGATGATGAAACAAGTACATTGACAGGAGACCAAGTTTCTAATGCCTCTAGGGATATGAGGGAAACAGATAAGCCTGAAACAATTGAAGGATGCACCGGGAGCCTGGATAAAGAGAATTCGGAAACAGATCAAAATGTAGCAACCAGTAACGCTGTCTTGTCACAGGAACTCACTGCAATGGTCGCTGGGAATCAAATGGAAGAGACAGCGCAAGCTGATGACTCCAAATCATCAGAACAAATCCAGCTTTCTGATGAAGATGTTTTCAAGATTGAAGATCATAAAAACTGCAAGAAGACTGAACCCTTCCAGCTTAATGATAGTGCTGAAGTTGACAACCTGTCTGGCGGGAAGTACAAGAagccaaaaatttcaacttctaTTGAATCTGAGGATCAGGGTGATTTAAGGCTGAACAACAGATCAGGTCTCTCAGAAAACAGCACAGAAGAATCTCATAATATGGAAGTGGAAAACAATTCAGAGCCAGATGCAACAGAAACTTTCATGGCAAATAATAGCATTAGCCCTGGGCTGAAGAGAAAATTTTCCCATGGAGAAAGCAATTCCAAGCAAGAACTTCCCGACACCTGCAACTACCGAAGAGGAAGCAAATTCAAGAGACTTAGCGTGGATGAGGAGGAACAAAGGAAGTACAATCCAAGAGAACCAAATTATCTGCCTGTGGTTCCTGATCCTGAAGCAGAAAAGGTTGACCTCAGGCATCAGATGATGgacgaaaagaaaaatgcagagGAATGGATGCTTGACTTTGCACTCCAACAGGCCGTAACAAAACTTGCTCCagcgaggaagaagaaagtggCATTGCTTGTTGAAGCTTTCGAAGCAGTCATGCCAGTGCCCAAATGTGAAACAAGTCGCAGGCATACTTCAGCAGCCTTCAGTCAGGCAAGGCCTATGCAAGCTTGTAGCTGA
- the LOC117620279 gene encoding uncharacterized protein LOC117620279 isoform X1, whose amino-acid sequence MEGRFADELYSESLQLSKLQLDPTSNANSEQSNLRDLDRVELCHGDGFSDELDDTSEVTGEWMKIEEKTRYNQHHTVGYREGVIAGKEASSQEGFNIGFKQSVLVGYNWGLVRGVTSALANLPDGLREKLIGTEDQITGLQGLYESVHSLSTTDARRLFNDEILDKKAREQSENADTSSLEAGLPEQIPDRSGLRNHFAELRSLLLESPAIKVHLDR is encoded by the exons ATGGAGGGCCGTTTTGCTGATGAGCTCTACTCAGAAAGTTTACAGCTATCAAAACTACAATTGGATCCTACATCCAATGCGAACAGTGAACAAAGTAATTTACGTG ACCTTGATAGGGTTGAGTTGTGTCATGGAGATGGTTTTTCTGATGAATTAGATGACACATCTGAGGTGACAGGGGAATGGATGAAGATAGAGGAGAAAACAAGATATAACCAACACCATACG GTGGGTTACCGTGAAGGTGTTATAGCAGGAAAAGAAGCTTCTTCGCAAGAGGGATTCAATATTGGCTTTAAGCAATCGGTCCTTGTTGGGTACAACTGGGGTCTTGTCAGAGGTGTTACAAG TGCTTTGGCTAACCTTCCAGATGGTTTAAGGGAGAAGTTGATTGGAACAGAAGACCAAATAACTGGATTGCAGGGATTGTATGAATCTGTGCATTCTCTTTCAACAACAGACGCCCGTAGATTATTTAATGATGAAATCTTGGACAAAAAAGCTAGAGAACAGAGTGAGAATGCTGACACCAGTTCCCTTGAAGCTGGTTTGCCAGAGCAAATACCAGACCGTAGTGGTCTAAGAAATCACTTTGCAGAACTACGTTCACTTCTACTTGAATCTCCTGCAATTAAAGTACATCTAGATAGGTAG